In Deltaproteobacteria bacterium, the DNA window AGGAGTACGAGACGGAGATGGCGGAGGCCAAGGCCAAGGGGCGCGGCGGGGCGGTGGGCGCGACGGCGGTGGCCACCGAGGCGGAGCTCGCGGCGCTCGGCAAGGACCCGGCGGCGATCGAGGCGGCCAAGGGGCTCTTCGCGAAGAACTGCGTGGCCTGCCACGGGGAGAAGGGCGAGGGGAAGATCGGCCCCAACCTGACCGACGACTTCTATCTGCACGGCGGGCGGCGCGCCGACCTCTTCAAGGTGATCCGCGACGGCGTGCCGGCCAAGGGGATGATCCCGTGGGGGACGGCGCTGAAGCCCGAGGAGCTCAAGCAGCTCGCGGTCTACGTGGCGAGCCTGCGCGGGACGAACCCGCCCAACGGCAAGGCCGCGCAGGGAGAGAAGGCCGCACCGCTCGAGGCGGAGGGGGCGGAGAAGGGGTCCGCTTCCGACGCCGCGGTGAGCGGGAAGAGTCCGGCGGCGGAGGGGGGAGGGTAGCGCGTGCGTGCCGTCTCCGGACCCGTTCCGGTCGCGCGGGCGGAGGCCTCCGGAGGCCCGACGCAGGGCGCGCCGACGACGAAGGGACTCCCGCCCCAGGCGGCGCAGCCGGTGCTCTCTACGCTGAACCAGGACGGGAGCCGCCGCGCGCTGCGGCCGCGTCTGGCCGAGGGGCGCTACTACCGGGCGCGGCTCGTCCTGGCCTGGGCGCTGATCGCGCTCTTCACCGTGCTGCCGGTGATCCACGTGCACGGGCGACCGCTCGTGCTCCTCGATCTGCCGCGGCGGCAGTTCTTCCTCTTCGGCAGCACGTTTCTGCCGAGCGACACCGCGCTGCTCATGCTGCTGCTCCTGATCGTCGTGGTGACGATCTTCCTGCTCACCGCGCTCTTCGGGCGCGTCTGGTGCGGCTGGGCCTGTCCGCAGACGGTGTACCTGGAGTTCGTCTACCGACCGATCGAACGCCTCTTCGAGGGCTCTCGGCCGGAGCGGCAGAAGCGTCCGGGGCTGCGGCGAGCGGCGAAGCTCGGGGTCTTCGCCCTCTATTCGGTGGTGGTGGGGAACGTCTTCCTCGCCTACTTCGTCGGGGCGAAGACGCTCTGGCAATGGATGCAGCGCTCGCCGTTCGAGCATCCGAGCGCCTTTCTGATCATGGCGGGGACCTCGGCCCTGATGTTTTTCGACTTCGCCTGGTTCCGCGAGCAGATGTGCATCCTCGTCTGCCCCTACGGGCGGCTGCAGTCGGTGCTGCTCGACCGGAGCTCGCTCATCGTGGGCTACGACGCGGCGCGGGGCGAGCCGCGAGGGAAGGCCGGCAGCCGCGCGGCGCGCGCCCAGGGGGGCGGGGAGGGGCGCGGGGATTGCGTGGACTGCCGGGCGTGCGTGGCCGTGTGTCCGACGGGGATCGACATCCGCGGCGGCCTGCAGATGGAGTGCATCGGCTGCACGCAGTGCATCGACGCGTGCGACGCGATCATGGAGAGGGTGGGGCGTCCGAAGGGGCTCATCCGCTACAGCTCCCAGGAGGGGCTCGCGGGCAAGCCCGGGCGGCTGCTGCGGCCGCGCGTCGTGGCCTACCCGCTGATCCTGGTCGTGCTGGTGGGGCTCTTCGGCCTCGCGCTCTCGGCGAAGCAGCCGGCCGAGGTCACGGTGCTCCGCACGACGGGCGCGCCGTTTGCCGAGGTGGGCGCGAATGAGATCTCGAACCCGGTGCGGGTGAAGATCTTGAATCGCACCGACCGGGCGCAGCGCTATCGCCTCGCGCTTCAGGGAGCGAAGGACCTCCAGCTCGTCGCCCCCCAGAACCCGGTGCCGGTGGAAGCCGGTCAGTCGGCGGTGGCGACCTTCTTCGTGCTCTCGCCGCGGGCGGCCTTCGTGGGCGGCGAGCGCCCGGTCGCGATCGTGGTGAGCGACGACCGCGGCTTCCGGAAGGAGCTGACGCATCGCCTGCTGGGGCCGGGCCGATGAGCGCGACGGGACGAGCGGTGCGCGGTCGAGCCTGGGTCTGGCCCGTCGGCCTCGTGGCGGTGCTCGGGGCGGCTGTGCTGGCGAACGTGATCCTCTTCGTCACGGCGAACCGCGACGCGAGCTTCGCCATCGAGCCCGACTACTATCGGAAGGCGCTCGCCTGGGACGAGAAGCTGGCCCAGGACCAGCGCAACACGGCGCTCGGCTGGCGTCTGGCCTGCGAGCTCGTGGCCGAGGGAACGCGTGGCGAGCTCGTGGTGCGGCTCGCGGAGCGCGACGGGCAGCCGCTCGGGGGGGCCAAGGTCCGCGCGGTGGCCTTCCACCGGGCGCGCGGAGCGGAGCGGCGCACGCTGACGCTGCGGGAAGTGGCCCCCGGGACGTACGGAGCGCGGGTCGAGCCGGTGCGGCCGGGGCTCTGGCAGCTCGAGGTCGAGGTCGTGCGCGGCGGCGCCCGCTTCGTGCAGGTCGCCGGGGTGGAGCTCGGCGCGGCCGGCAGTGGACGAGGGAGCGGGGCCCGGAGCGAGCGCCGGAGCGGGAGCGGGCTCGCGAAGGCGACGGGGGCGCGATGACGGCGATGCTCCTCGCGGCCCTCGGTGCGAGCCTCTTCGGGAGCCTCCACTGCGTGGGGATGTGCGGGCCCTTCGTCGGCTTCTACGCGGGGAGCTCGCCGGGGTCGAGGGGGAGCGCGGCGCTCTTCGGTCACCTCGGGTACCACGGCGGGAGGCTCGTCACGTACCTCGCGCTCGGCGCGGCGGCGGGCGTCTTCGGTCGCGGGCTGAACCTCGTCGGGGAAGGGGCGCGCGTCCCGCACGCGGCGGCGATCCTGTCGGGGGCGCTGATGATCGTCTGGGGCGGGGTCGGACTGCTGCGCGCGCTCGGCGTGCGTCTCGGCCAGGGGGGCGCGGCGGCGCGGGTGGCGGCGCCGCTGCGCAGGGTGGCCCGAGGCGCGGCGGGTCGGCCGCCGGCCGTGCGAGGAGCGCTCCTCGGGCTTCTGACCACGCTCCTCCCCTGCGGCTGGCTCTACGCCTTCGTACTTGCGTCCGCCGGGACGGGGAGCGCGTTTCGCGGCCTGGCCGTGATGGGCGCCTTCTGGCTCGGCACGGTTCCCCTGCTGCTCGGGCTCGGCCTCGGGCTGGCCCGGCTCGCGCGCCCCCTCGGCCGCGCGCTCCCGGTGCTCACCGCGCTCGTCGTGCTCGGCCTCGGCGTGGCGGGGCTCCTGCGCCGCGGACTCATGGTCTCGCCGGTCGAGGCCGCGCGGACGCCCGCCGCGGTCCACGCGCCGAACGCCGCCGCGTCGTCGCAGACTCCGGAGTGGGCCGCGCCCTCCGTTCCAGCGTGTCACCATGCCGACCGCTGAGCTGACGCTTTCCGCCGGCGGGCCGCTGACGGAGCGCTCCTCCGCCACGGCGTGCTGCGCGCATTGCTCGCTCCCCGTTCCGGCGGGTCTCGTCGACGAACGGGCCGAGCAGCAGTTCTGCTGCGCGGGGTGTCGCACGGTCTTCGCGCTGCTCGGTGACCTCGGCCTCGAGCGGTACTACGCGCTCGCCGAGGGGGCGGAGCGTCGTCCGGCGCGCGTCTCCGGCCGGAGCTACGCCGAATTCGACGACCCGACGTTCCAGCGCCTCTACTGCCGCGGCCTCCCGGGAGGCGAGCTGCAGATCGAGCTTTACCTCGAGGGGGTGCACTGCACGGCCTGCGTCTGGCTCGTGGAGCAGTTGCCGCAGCTCGCGGCAGGCGTCCTCGAGGCGCGCCTCGAGCTGCCCCGGTCGATGGCGCTCGTACGCTTCGATCCGCGGGCGACGCCCCTGTCGCGCGTGGCGCAGGCCATCGATCGCCTGGGATACGCGGCGCATCCCTACCGAGGGGTGGACCTGCGCGCCGTGCGGCGGAAAGAGGACCGCCGGCTGCTCATCCGGCTGGCCGTCGCGGGGGCCGCCGCCGGCAACGTGATGCTCATGGCCTTCGCGCTCTACGCCGGGATGTTCGAGGCCATGGAGCGCGCGCACGAGGAGCTCTTCCGCTGGGGGAGCCTCGTCATCTCGCTGCCGGCGGTGCTCTACGCGGGGAGCCTCTTTTTCTCCGGGGCGTGGGCCGCGCTGCGGGCGCGGCGGCTGCACATGGACCTGCCGATCGCCCTCGGCCTCTCGGTGGGACTCGCCTCCGGGGTGGTGAACACGCTGCGGGGGCGGGGCGAGATCTACTTCGATACGCTCACGGTGCTGGTCTTCCTCCTGCTCGTCGGGCGATGGGTGCAGCGCCGGCAGCAGCGCGGTGCGGCCGACGCCGCGGAGATGCTCTACTCGCTGACGCCCACCTCGGCGCGGGTGCTCGAAGGCGGCAGCGTGCACGAGCGCCCGGTGGAGACGCTCGTCCCCGGCACCCTCGTGGAGCTACGCGCGGGCGATTCGGTCCCCGCCGACGGCGTCGTGCGCGAGGGGCGCTCCGAGGTGAACGCCGCGTGGCTGACCGGAGAATCCCGCCCCGTCGCGGTCGAGCCCGGCGAGCCGATCCACGCCGGGACCGTGAACCTGAGCGCGCGCCTCGTGCTCGAGGTCTCCGCGGCCGGCGAAGCCACGCGCGTGGGGCGGCTCGTGCGGCACGTGGCCGATGCGGCGCGCCGGCGGGCCGAGGTGGTGCTCCTGGCCGACCGGCTGGCGGGAGTCTTCGTGGCCGTGGTCCTGTTCCTCGCGGCGCTGACCTTCGCGCTCTGGTACGGGCGCCACCCCGAGGCGGCCTTTGAGCACGCCGTGGCGCTCCTCATCGTGACCTGTCCCTGCGCGCTCGGCATGGCCACCCCCCTCGCGATCAGCGCGGCGATCGGCCGCGCGGCCAAGGCGGGGATCCTGGTCAAGGGGGGCGATGCGCTCGAGCGCCTCGCGCGCCCGGGGAGGATCTACCTCGACAAGACCGGGACGCTCACCGTCGGGAGCACGGCTCTCGTGCGCTGGGCCGGGGACGAGACGCTCCAGCCGCACGTCGCGGCGCTCGAGGCCCAGTCGGCGCATCGGCTGGCGCGTGCCTTCGTGGTGTCGGTAGCGCCGTCGCACGCGCTCGCGGAGCCGGCCGTGACCGAGGTGCGCGAGACCTTCGGCGCCGGGATCGAGGGCCTCGTCGAGGGACGCGCGCTGCGCGTGGGCTCGCCGGCCTTCGTCGCGCCGGACGGGGAGCTCCCCGCGTGGGCCAGCCGGTTCGTCGAACGCGC includes these proteins:
- a CDS encoding c-type cytochrome, which codes for MSAPELNQIRDHEFDGIKEYDNPTPRWWTWVFVVSIAFSLVYFVWYHLGGPGPSAEKEYETEMAEAKAKGRGGAVGATAVATEAELAALGKDPAAIEAAKGLFAKNCVACHGEKGEGKIGPNLTDDFYLHGGRRADLFKVIRDGVPAKGMIPWGTALKPEELKQLAVYVASLRGTNPPNGKAAQGEKAAPLEAEGAEKGSASDAAVSGKSPAAEGGG
- a CDS encoding FixH family protein; translated protein: MRGRAWVWPVGLVAVLGAAVLANVILFVTANRDASFAIEPDYYRKALAWDEKLAQDQRNTALGWRLACELVAEGTRGELVVRLAERDGQPLGGAKVRAVAFHRARGAERRTLTLREVAPGTYGARVEPVRPGLWQLEVEVVRGGARFVQVAGVELGAAGSGRGSGARSERRSGSGLAKATGAR
- the ccoG gene encoding cytochrome c oxidase accessory protein CcoG, whose product is MRAVSGPVPVARAEASGGPTQGAPTTKGLPPQAAQPVLSTLNQDGSRRALRPRLAEGRYYRARLVLAWALIALFTVLPVIHVHGRPLVLLDLPRRQFFLFGSTFLPSDTALLMLLLLIVVVTIFLLTALFGRVWCGWACPQTVYLEFVYRPIERLFEGSRPERQKRPGLRRAAKLGVFALYSVVVGNVFLAYFVGAKTLWQWMQRSPFEHPSAFLIMAGTSALMFFDFAWFREQMCILVCPYGRLQSVLLDRSSLIVGYDAARGEPRGKAGSRAARAQGGGEGRGDCVDCRACVAVCPTGIDIRGGLQMECIGCTQCIDACDAIMERVGRPKGLIRYSSQEGLAGKPGRLLRPRVVAYPLILVVLVGLFGLALSAKQPAEVTVLRTTGAPFAEVGANEISNPVRVKILNRTDRAQRYRLALQGAKDLQLVAPQNPVPVEAGQSAVATFFVLSPRAAFVGGERPVAIVVSDDRGFRKELTHRLLGPGR
- a CDS encoding heavy metal translocating P-type ATPase; amino-acid sequence: MPTAELTLSAGGPLTERSSATACCAHCSLPVPAGLVDERAEQQFCCAGCRTVFALLGDLGLERYYALAEGAERRPARVSGRSYAEFDDPTFQRLYCRGLPGGELQIELYLEGVHCTACVWLVEQLPQLAAGVLEARLELPRSMALVRFDPRATPLSRVAQAIDRLGYAAHPYRGVDLRAVRRKEDRRLLIRLAVAGAAAGNVMLMAFALYAGMFEAMERAHEELFRWGSLVISLPAVLYAGSLFFSGAWAALRARRLHMDLPIALGLSVGLASGVVNTLRGRGEIYFDTLTVLVFLLLVGRWVQRRQQRGAADAAEMLYSLTPTSARVLEGGSVHERPVETLVPGTLVELRAGDSVPADGVVREGRSEVNAAWLTGESRPVAVEPGEPIHAGTVNLSARLVLEVSAAGEATRVGRLVRHVADAARRRAEVVLLADRLAGVFVAVVLFLAALTFALWYGRHPEAAFEHAVALLIVTCPCALGMATPLAISAAIGRAAKAGILVKGGDALERLARPGRIYLDKTGTLTVGSTALVRWAGDETLQPHVAALEAQSAHRLARAFVVSVAPSHALAEPAVTEVRETFGAGIEGLVEGRALRVGSPAFVAPDGELPAWASRFVERAAAKAQTPVLVAEEGTVVAAASFGDPLRPEAKATVASLRALGFEVRLLSGDHPAVVEQVGRELGLPPAACEGGAAPERKLAVVEEALRAGPVVMVGDGVNDAAALAAATCGIAVHGGAEASLAAADLFIARPGLSAVVDAVTGARAALRVVRRNLLFALGYNVLGTTLAMTGVLNPLLAALMMPVSSLTVVTSSYRARTFEDRSCR
- a CDS encoding sulfite exporter TauE/SafE family protein; translation: MTAMLLAALGASLFGSLHCVGMCGPFVGFYAGSSPGSRGSAALFGHLGYHGGRLVTYLALGAAAGVFGRGLNLVGEGARVPHAAAILSGALMIVWGGVGLLRALGVRLGQGGAAARVAAPLRRVARGAAGRPPAVRGALLGLLTTLLPCGWLYAFVLASAGTGSAFRGLAVMGAFWLGTVPLLLGLGLGLARLARPLGRALPVLTALVVLGLGVAGLLRRGLMVSPVEAARTPAAVHAPNAAASSQTPEWAAPSVPACHHADR